The following are from one region of the Hydrogenimonas sp. SS33 genome:
- the der gene encoding ribosome biogenesis GTPase Der yields MKKIAILGQPNVGKSSLFNRFAKRRIAITSDMAGTTRDVKKEIVDFDGKEAEILDTGGIDESSELFKKVGNKAIEAAEAADIILYMVDGKALPDERDKQLFYRLQGLGKPIALVVNKIDNDKEEERAWEFAEFGAENLFAVSVSHNRKVGRLMEWIKSHLDEAEPAFMPELLEAEPDALENLIDAFDDESGRLEEEEDLSHINVAIIGRTNVGKSSLLNALLNEERAVVSDVAGTTIDPVDETMLLGEKTVTFVDTAGLRRRGKIQGIERFALGRTRQMLEKADIALLVLDASAPLTELDEKIAGLVDEYKLGCIIVLNKWDEALGSYEEMVGELRYRFKFLSWAPVITVSAKSKKRVHKIAEMILKVFENYTRHIPTRDLNEVIKAATVRHHIPSLKGKPVNILFASQYGIKPPKIALVSNRPKGLHFSYLRYLTNQLRDHFDLEGTPVILVPKKRGEREEEEA; encoded by the coding sequence ATGAAAAAAATAGCCATTCTGGGGCAGCCCAACGTAGGGAAAAGCTCCCTTTTCAACCGCTTTGCCAAACGGCGCATCGCCATCACCTCCGACATGGCGGGGACCACCCGCGACGTGAAAAAGGAGATCGTCGATTTCGACGGCAAAGAGGCGGAGATCCTCGACACCGGAGGCATCGACGAGAGCAGCGAACTCTTTAAAAAAGTGGGCAACAAGGCGATCGAAGCGGCGGAAGCGGCCGACATCATCCTCTACATGGTCGACGGCAAGGCGCTGCCCGACGAGCGGGACAAGCAGCTCTTCTACCGCCTCCAGGGGCTCGGCAAGCCCATCGCCCTGGTCGTCAACAAGATCGACAACGACAAAGAGGAGGAGCGCGCCTGGGAATTCGCCGAATTCGGCGCGGAAAACCTCTTCGCCGTCTCCGTCTCCCACAACCGCAAGGTGGGCCGCCTGATGGAGTGGATTAAAAGCCACCTGGACGAAGCCGAACCCGCCTTCATGCCCGAACTCCTGGAGGCCGAACCCGATGCGCTGGAGAACCTCATCGACGCTTTCGACGACGAAAGCGGCAGGCTGGAGGAGGAAGAGGACCTGAGCCACATCAACGTAGCCATCATCGGGCGCACCAATGTGGGCAAGAGCTCCCTGCTCAACGCCCTGCTGAACGAGGAGCGGGCCGTCGTCAGCGACGTGGCGGGAACCACCATCGACCCGGTGGACGAGACGATGCTCCTGGGGGAGAAAACGGTCACCTTTGTCGACACCGCCGGCCTGCGGCGCCGGGGCAAGATCCAGGGCATCGAGCGTTTCGCCCTGGGACGCACCCGCCAGATGCTGGAGAAGGCGGACATCGCCCTCCTGGTGCTGGACGCGAGCGCCCCCCTGACGGAGCTGGACGAAAAGATCGCCGGGCTGGTGGACGAGTACAAACTGGGATGCATCATCGTCCTCAACAAATGGGACGAAGCCCTGGGAAGCTACGAAGAGATGGTCGGTGAACTGCGCTACCGCTTCAAATTTCTCAGCTGGGCCCCGGTCATCACCGTCTCCGCCAAATCCAAAAAGCGGGTCCACAAGATCGCGGAGATGATTCTCAAGGTCTTCGAAAACTATACCCGGCACATCCCGACCCGCGACCTCAACGAGGTGATCAAAGCGGCGACCGTCCGCCACCATATCCCGAGCCTCAAAGGCAAGCCGGTCAACATCCTCTTCGCCAGCCAGTACGGCATCAAACCGCCCAAAATCGCCCTGGTCTCCAACCGCCCCAAAGGGCTCCATTTCAGCTACCTGCGCTACCTGACCAACCAGCTACGGGACCATTTCGACCTGGAAGGCACACCCGTCATTCTGGTGCCCAAAAAACGGGGTGAGCGGGAAGAGGAAGAGGCGTAA